From Desulfosalsimonas propionicica, the proteins below share one genomic window:
- a CDS encoding flavodoxin family protein, with amino-acid sequence MGQIVAIYGSPRRAGNTAALLAEAVAGARSRGARVEEIVLRDCRISPCLEIYGCKKSGECVIKDDFQAVRDAMLAADGLMLATPIFFYTVSAHVKALMDRCQSLWVKKYWIDKTVPGQWATQRQGLLISVGATKGKRLFDGTLLTVKYFFDVLDARLWDSLLCRGLDFEGDVQKYPQYLQQARDAGCRLADAIGADNA; translated from the coding sequence ATGGGACAAATTGTCGCCATTTACGGCAGCCCACGGCGGGCGGGAAACACCGCAGCACTGCTGGCAGAAGCCGTGGCCGGGGCCAGAAGCCGGGGCGCACGGGTGGAGGAAATCGTTTTGCGGGACTGCAGGATATCGCCCTGCCTGGAGATTTATGGGTGCAAAAAATCGGGTGAATGCGTGATCAAAGATGACTTTCAGGCCGTGCGCGACGCCATGCTGGCAGCAGACGGGCTGATGCTGGCCACGCCCATTTTTTTCTACACGGTCAGCGCCCATGTCAAGGCGCTCATGGACCGATGCCAGTCTTTGTGGGTGAAAAAATACTGGATTGACAAAACCGTCCCCGGCCAGTGGGCAACACAGCGGCAGGGTTTGCTGATTTCCGTGGGTGCCACAAAGGGCAAGCGTTTGTTTGACGGCACCCTGCTGACTGTGAAATATTTTTTTGATGTCCTGGATGCCCGGCTGTGGGATAGCCTTCTCTGCAGGGGCCTTGATTTTGAAGGCGACGTGCAAAAATATCCCCAATACCTTCAGCAGGCCCGGGATGCCGGCTGCCGCCTGGCAGACGCAATCGGCGCAGACAATGCATAA
- a CDS encoding MltA-interacting MipA family protein codes for MQKKRKVSVLTGLLVVLCAVAGLSGRVLAADVTAGTDFASAYVWRGITFNDGFVAQPSVDVSSGGVGFNVWGNMDIDDYDDTLNSGEFSEVDLTLSYGFSLDPVDVSVGYIEYLFPEGGSGTREVYAGLSVEPFSGLTAGVTGYYDFDEVEDYYVNVSLGYAYELAKDLTLGAGAAVGIAGDDASAGEDSGFHEYLLSVDCAYALTDALEVTAYLAYTDHFDKDVLPDQDTDWFGGMGIYYSF; via the coding sequence ATGCAGAAAAAGAGGAAGGTGTCGGTTTTAACAGGATTGTTGGTAGTGTTATGTGCTGTGGCGGGGTTGTCGGGCAGGGTCCTTGCCGCTGATGTCACCGCGGGAACGGATTTTGCCTCGGCGTATGTGTGGCGGGGCATAACGTTTAATGACGGGTTCGTGGCCCAGCCATCAGTGGATGTGAGTTCAGGGGGGGTTGGTTTCAATGTATGGGGGAACATGGACATTGACGACTATGATGACACCTTAAACAGCGGGGAGTTTTCTGAAGTGGATCTAACCCTGTCCTACGGGTTCTCTCTGGATCCCGTGGATGTGAGCGTCGGCTACATCGAATACCTGTTTCCCGAGGGCGGATCCGGGACCCGGGAGGTTTATGCGGGCTTGTCTGTTGAGCCGTTTTCCGGGCTTACGGCCGGTGTCACGGGATATTACGACTTTGACGAGGTGGAGGATTATTATGTCAATGTTTCGCTGGGCTATGCATATGAACTGGCAAAAGACCTGACCCTGGGAGCCGGGGCCGCGGTGGGCATCGCCGGGGATGACGCAAGTGCGGGCGAAGATTCGGGCTTTCACGAATACCTGCTTTCGGTTGACTGTGCCTATGCGCTCACCGATGCCCTGGAAGTAACGGCCTATCTGGCCTACACGGATCATTTCGACAAAGACGTGCTTCCGGATCAGGACACGGACTGGTTTGGAGGAATGGGGATTTACTACAGCTTTTAA
- a CDS encoding AAA family ATPase, whose amino-acid sequence MAYSIALAGKGGTGKTTTAGLLIKYLLKTDRKPVLAVDADSNANLNEVLGLEVTDTVGQAREDMKKGKVPSGMTKDVFMSMRLEQAVMESGDCDLVVMGQPEGQGCYCAANTLLTNFLDRLQDNYPYIVIDNEAGLEHISRMTTHNVDVLLIVTDASRRGLQAALRIHELAQSLNVGVGKSYVIINQVKSGAPDQAMEMLNQAGIELGGVLPEDDTVYDYDFQGRPMIELPDDNPVVLAAYEMFDKIMETETAKASGHTV is encoded by the coding sequence ATGGCTTATTCTATTGCACTGGCCGGCAAGGGCGGAACCGGCAAGACCACAACCGCCGGCCTGCTGATTAAATATTTGTTAAAAACCGATCGCAAACCTGTTCTGGCTGTTGATGCCGATTCCAATGCCAACTTAAACGAGGTGCTCGGCCTGGAGGTCACCGATACCGTGGGACAGGCCAGGGAAGACATGAAAAAGGGCAAGGTGCCCAGCGGGATGACAAAGGACGTGTTCATGTCCATGCGCCTGGAGCAGGCGGTCATGGAATCCGGTGATTGCGACCTGGTGGTCATGGGACAGCCAGAGGGCCAGGGCTGCTATTGCGCGGCCAACACCCTGCTGACCAACTTTCTTGACCGGCTTCAGGACAACTACCCTTATATTGTGATCGACAATGAGGCGGGCTTGGAACATATCAGCCGGATGACAACCCACAATGTGGATGTTCTGTTGATTGTCACCGACGCCTCCCGGCGCGGGCTGCAGGCCGCGCTTCGGATTCATGAACTGGCCCAGAGTTTAAACGTGGGCGTGGGCAAAAGTTACGTGATCATCAACCAGGTCAAGTCCGGGGCGCCGGATCAGGCCATGGAAATGTTAAACCAAGCGGGTATCGAACTGGGCGGCGTTCTGCCCGAGGATGATACGGTCTATGATTATGATTTTCAGGGCCGTCCCATGATCGAGCTGCCTGATGACAATCCGGTGGTCCTGGCTGCATATGAAATGTTTGACAAAATCATGGAAACCGAAACTGCAAAGGCCAGTGGACATACCGTATAA
- a CDS encoding AAA family ATPase, translating into MKIHRGRSVDKIVEEQIHQWQASRGAAKKEEPLKSSVITISRQPGSRGNEIAVKLARAFEYELFDREIIQQMARDSNMSDKVLETLDEKGLNMLEDVIATIVEQRHLWPDQYMKHLMKIIGTIGRHGKAVIVGRGATFIIPREENIRLRFIASLENRIQKVAEDLNVSSEEARRQIYDVEARRRSFTRRYFYTNVDEPTHYDMIINTDDISDDQAVSMIQALVENGFKRGPARG; encoded by the coding sequence ATGAAAATTCATCGGGGACGTTCTGTGGACAAGATAGTCGAGGAGCAGATTCATCAGTGGCAGGCATCCAGGGGCGCTGCAAAAAAAGAGGAGCCCCTCAAAAGCTCCGTGATTACCATTTCCCGGCAGCCCGGTAGCCGGGGCAACGAGATTGCCGTAAAACTGGCCAGGGCCTTTGAGTATGAGCTGTTTGACCGGGAGATCATTCAGCAGATGGCCCGGGATTCCAATATGAGCGACAAGGTGCTGGAAACCCTGGACGAAAAGGGCCTGAACATGCTCGAGGATGTGATCGCCACAATTGTGGAACAGCGCCATCTGTGGCCGGATCAGTACATGAAGCATCTCATGAAGATCATCGGCACCATTGGCCGGCATGGAAAGGCCGTGATCGTGGGCCGGGGGGCAACCTTTATCATCCCCCGGGAGGAAAATATCCGGCTTCGCTTCATTGCTTCTCTGGAAAACCGGATCCAAAAGGTGGCAGAGGATTTAAATGTGTCATCAGAAGAGGCCCGGCGGCAGATTTATGACGTGGAGGCCCGGCGCCGCTCCTTTACCCGCAGGTATTTTTATACCAATGTGGATGAGCCCACACATTACGATATGATCATCAACACCGATGACATCAGTGATGATCAGGCCGTGTCCATGATCCAGGCCCTGGTGGAAAACGGCTTCAAGCGCGGGCCGGCCCGGGGTTAA
- a CDS encoding secondary thiamine-phosphate synthase enzyme YjbQ — protein MSTTVYCKDIEVKLGAHMGMADITGPLEAMVKESGIQNGRLSATIIGSTGSLTTIEYEPGVIEDLRRAIDRMAPREMEYEHEKAWHDGNGHSHVQAAIIGPSLSMPVRSGRMQCGTWQQVVAINHDNRDRTRTVAVTLMGEK, from the coding sequence ATGAGCACAACTGTGTATTGCAAAGACATTGAAGTCAAACTCGGGGCGCACATGGGCATGGCGGATATCACCGGGCCGCTCGAAGCCATGGTTAAAGAATCGGGGATCCAAAACGGCCGGCTTTCGGCCACCATCATCGGCTCTACCGGCTCGTTGACCACAATTGAATACGAACCCGGGGTTATTGAGGATCTGCGCCGGGCCATTGACCGCATGGCCCCCAGGGAAATGGAATATGAGCATGAAAAGGCCTGGCACGACGGAAACGGCCACAGCCATGTCCAGGCGGCAATCATCGGGCCGTCGCTCTCCATGCCCGTGCGCAGCGGCAGAATGCAGTGCGGCACCTGGCAGCAGGTGGTGGCCATCAACCATGACAACCGGGACCGGACCCGAACCGTGGCCGTCACCCTCATGGGTGAAAAATAA
- the cobS gene encoding adenosylcobinamide-GDP ribazoletransferase, which yields MNPAIKTHLTHLAAALRFITILPAGAADAYHPRAMIPFFPAVGLILGLILATADALFSRLFSPSAAGAADVIVLVVLTGALHLDGLADSADGFFSHRDRETTLSIMKDSRIGVMGAVVLICVLLAKYGGISGMPDNGTAGFERFLILMLVPAYSRSAMLLGVRFLPYARSGGGTAADLFGRPLSPADFWGIGVCVVLSLLLGWQGLLLTIVFFALCAWLIRFYRRRIGGITGDMLGAMCEITEALLLLCAAIRL from the coding sequence ATGAACCCGGCGATAAAAACCCACCTGACCCACCTGGCCGCGGCCCTGCGCTTTATCACCATCCTGCCGGCCGGAGCGGCAGATGCCTATCACCCCAGGGCCATGATCCCTTTTTTCCCGGCCGTGGGCCTGATCCTGGGCCTGATCCTGGCAACGGCGGATGCGCTTTTTTCCCGCCTTTTTTCCCCGTCGGCTGCCGGCGCGGCAGACGTTATTGTCCTGGTGGTACTCACAGGTGCCCTGCACTTAGACGGGCTGGCAGACTCGGCTGACGGTTTTTTCTCCCACAGGGACCGGGAAACCACGCTTTCGATCATGAAAGACAGCCGCATCGGGGTCATGGGCGCCGTAGTGCTGATCTGTGTACTGCTGGCCAAGTACGGAGGGATTAGCGGGATGCCGGACAATGGCACGGCCGGCTTTGAACGGTTTTTGATCCTGATGCTCGTGCCCGCCTATTCCAGATCCGCCATGCTGCTGGGGGTACGATTTTTGCCTTATGCCCGCTCCGGCGGTGGCACTGCAGCAGACCTGTTCGGCCGGCCCCTTTCACCGGCCGATTTCTGGGGAATAGGGGTCTGCGTGGTCCTCAGCCTGCTGCTGGGCTGGCAGGGCCTGCTGCTGACCATCGTGTTTTTCGCCCTATGCGCATGGCTTATCCGGTTTTACCGCCGGCGCATTGGCGGGATCACCGGTGACATGCTCGGAGCCATGTGTGAAATCACCGAGGCGCTTTTGCTGCTCTGCGCGGCAATCCGGCTTTAA